From one Dermacentor andersoni chromosome 1, qqDerAnde1_hic_scaffold, whole genome shotgun sequence genomic stretch:
- the LOC140213731 gene encoding uncharacterized protein: MTRHRIGVDRGGRHGDVDLGVDLETNRQLQETAADDYICCDWRFSGSPTRRLVAAGWWLLCTVISCAYCSLLISFMSHPGMEQALDTLPRLPRELLAGRIFVGTTRHTEMELAFTAPFVKAV, from the exons ATGACTCGACATCGAATTGGAGTTGACCGAGG AGGACGCCACGGAGACGTGGATTTGGGCGTGGATTtggagacaaaccggcagcttcaagaaacagcggcggatgACTACATTT GCTGTGACTGGCGCTTCTCGGGCAGCCCGACGCGGCGCCTGGTGGCCGCCGGTTGGTGGCTGCTGTGCACAGTCATCTCGTGCGCCTACTGCAGCCTGCTCATCTCGTTCATGAGCCACCCGGGCATGGAGCAGGCTCTGGACACCCTGCCCAGACTGCCCCGGGAGCTGCTCGCGGGCCGCATATTCGTCGGCACCACGCGCCACACAGAGATGGAGCTCGCCTTCACT